A genomic window from Herbiconiux aconitum includes:
- a CDS encoding ABC transporter ATP-binding protein, translating to MSPSSPVIRVADVRIRHDGNARFTPDGVSFDVHPGEVVLLLGPSGSGKSTLALALDGLIPHAVPAVIDGAVLVDGVSTADATVARLSETVSMVFQDPDAQIVTGTLLDEVCFGPENLSLPVEEVHARAEAALRHVGLWGRRGENPDRLSGGGRQRLAIACVLALRSPVIVLDEPTANLDPVGTEEVYAVLGELVRGGEHALVLIEHNLDAAMEIVDRVVVIDRAGRLVLDGPAESVLRDNVDELIALGVWLPTAALAGLRLRSAGVPVPTLPLTPAELTATLDAVPTGAAEVIAPDVVTTPARRATPDAETAIRVGGLRVKRGRTEILHGIDLTIAAGSFVAVVGTNGAGKTTLLQAIAGVVAPPREAVDLLGLDPARADVRTLARTVGFVFQNPEHQFIRSTVADELAHGLELQRLPPAEIADQVDRMLARFGLAEQRDAHPFLLSGGQKRRLSVGTALIAGAPVLVLDEPTFGQDRERAVELLDLVTALNREGTTIIVSTHDLQLVADHASHIVVLDQGRVAAHGRTADVLAGDALEHAGLLAPPLVRAFRAAADPAWHGVTRLSDLAASTAAAPVAAHPPAAAPDAHPAPPAAAPDAHPAPSTAAPDAHPAPAAWRPTQGSSS from the coding sequence ATGAGTCCGAGCTCTCCCGTCATCAGAGTGGCGGATGTGCGCATCCGTCACGATGGGAACGCCCGGTTCACGCCCGACGGCGTGAGTTTCGACGTGCACCCCGGGGAGGTGGTGCTGCTACTCGGCCCCTCCGGCAGCGGAAAGTCCACTCTCGCGCTGGCGCTCGACGGCCTCATTCCCCACGCCGTGCCGGCCGTCATCGACGGAGCCGTGCTCGTCGACGGGGTCTCGACCGCCGACGCGACGGTCGCCCGGCTCAGCGAGACGGTCTCCATGGTCTTCCAAGATCCGGACGCCCAGATCGTCACCGGCACCCTGCTCGACGAAGTGTGCTTCGGCCCCGAGAATCTGTCGCTCCCCGTCGAGGAGGTGCACGCCCGCGCGGAGGCGGCGCTGCGGCACGTCGGCCTCTGGGGACGCCGCGGAGAGAACCCCGACCGCCTCTCCGGTGGCGGGCGGCAGCGCCTCGCGATCGCCTGCGTGCTCGCCCTCCGGTCGCCCGTGATCGTGCTCGACGAGCCCACGGCGAACCTCGATCCGGTCGGCACTGAGGAGGTCTACGCGGTTCTGGGCGAACTCGTGCGGGGCGGCGAGCACGCTCTCGTGCTGATCGAGCACAACCTCGACGCGGCCATGGAGATCGTGGATCGGGTCGTGGTGATCGATCGCGCCGGCCGGCTCGTCTTGGATGGACCGGCCGAATCCGTGCTGCGCGACAACGTCGACGAGCTGATCGCGCTCGGCGTCTGGCTGCCGACTGCGGCCCTTGCGGGGCTGCGCCTGCGCTCGGCCGGTGTGCCGGTGCCGACGCTCCCGCTGACCCCCGCCGAGCTGACAGCGACCCTGGATGCGGTGCCCACGGGCGCGGCCGAGGTCATCGCGCCGGACGTCGTGACCACCCCCGCGCGCCGGGCGACGCCGGATGCCGAGACCGCTATCCGGGTCGGAGGCCTGCGCGTGAAGCGGGGGCGCACCGAGATCCTGCACGGCATCGACCTCACGATCGCGGCCGGTTCGTTCGTGGCGGTCGTCGGAACCAACGGCGCCGGCAAGACCACATTGCTGCAGGCCATCGCCGGTGTCGTCGCGCCACCACGCGAAGCGGTCGACCTGCTCGGCCTCGACCCGGCCCGCGCCGACGTGCGCACCCTCGCCCGCACGGTCGGCTTCGTCTTCCAGAACCCCGAGCACCAGTTCATCCGCTCGACCGTGGCCGACGAACTCGCGCACGGCCTCGAACTGCAGCGGCTTCCGCCGGCCGAGATCGCCGATCAGGTCGACCGGATGCTCGCCCGCTTCGGTCTCGCCGAACAGCGCGACGCGCATCCCTTCCTCCTCTCCGGGGGGCAGAAACGGCGGCTCTCGGTGGGAACAGCGCTCATCGCGGGTGCGCCCGTGCTCGTGCTCGACGAACCGACCTTCGGGCAAGACCGCGAGCGCGCCGTCGAACTGCTCGACCTGGTCACCGCGCTCAACCGCGAGGGCACCACCATCATCGTCTCCACCCATGATCTGCAGCTCGTGGCCGACCACGCCTCGCACATCGTGGTGCTCGACCAGGGCCGAGTGGCGGCGCACGGACGCACCGCCGACGTGCTCGCCGGCGACGCTCTCGAGCACGCCGGACTGCTCGCCCCGCCGCTCGTGCGCGCCTTCCGCGCGGCGGCGGACCCGGCCTGGCACGGGGTGACCCGCCTCAGCGACCTCGCCGCGTCGACCGCAGCCGCACCCGTCGCTGCCCATCCGCCCGCCGCCGCACCCGACGCCCACCCGGCTCCACCCGCCGCCGCACCCGACGCCCACCCCGCTCCATCCACCGCCGCACCCGACGCCCACCCCGCTCCGGCCGCCTGGCGGCCCACACAGGGCAGCTCCTCATGA
- a CDS encoding energy-coupling factor transporter transmembrane component T family protein, which yields MTRTAVPAHRVNRDPYADAPDYGAIRFLHRLNPLAKIAGPLPAMVVLIFSRDLGIPLALVALALALLLVGAHLSGRALLGLFVVLPLATAVLAVSLGLWTDASRVDSTPVLFQIGDFRFYAGSLLVGATAALRLAGILSLSLIAGLTSTGPDLVRALVQHLHVPYRVGYTALAAYRFVPRFGHELDVIRQAHRVRGMAAGRGPVAAVRRGFGTVVPLLAGGIRHAERVALAMDSRAFGASATRTERHLVPFRARDWAFMAAFWLATAAIVIAQGF from the coding sequence ATGACCCGCACCGCGGTCCCTGCCCACCGCGTAAACCGCGATCCCTACGCCGACGCGCCGGACTACGGCGCGATCCGGTTCCTGCACCGCCTCAACCCGCTCGCGAAAATCGCCGGGCCACTTCCCGCGATGGTGGTGCTGATCTTCTCGCGCGACCTCGGCATCCCGCTCGCGCTGGTCGCCCTGGCACTCGCGCTGCTGCTCGTCGGCGCGCACCTCTCGGGCCGCGCGCTCCTCGGCCTCTTCGTCGTGCTCCCCCTCGCCACCGCCGTGCTCGCGGTGAGCCTCGGGCTGTGGACGGATGCGTCGCGCGTCGACAGCACGCCGGTGCTCTTCCAGATCGGCGACTTCCGTTTCTACGCCGGCTCCCTGCTGGTGGGCGCGACAGCCGCGCTCCGGCTCGCGGGCATCCTCTCCCTCTCCCTCATCGCGGGACTCACCTCCACCGGCCCCGACCTCGTGCGCGCACTCGTGCAGCACCTCCACGTGCCCTACCGCGTCGGTTACACGGCCCTCGCGGCCTACCGATTCGTGCCGCGCTTCGGCCACGAGCTCGACGTCATCCGGCAGGCGCACCGCGTGCGTGGGATGGCGGCGGGTCGTGGTCCGGTCGCGGCCGTGCGCCGCGGATTCGGCACTGTGGTTCCGCTCTTGGCGGGCGGCATCCGGCACGCCGAACGGGTCGCCCTCGCCATGGACTCGCGGGCCTTCGGCGCCTCAGCCACCCGCACCGAACGGCACCTCGTGCCGTTCCGCGCGCGCGACTGGGCATTCATGGCCGCGTTCTGGCTCGCCACCGCCGCGATCGTCATCGCTCAGGGCTTCTGA
- a CDS encoding siderophore-interacting protein: MAGRLTQVKPEKPQLIVAEVTRTERVSPNLVRVTFGGEAIRRFRPIGFDQWFRLFLPREGQEVLRLPTRSSFLWYAQFLTTPKQRRPHVRNYTVRAYRAAGGELTHPELDVDFVVHGAGSGPASDWAVNAQPGTTAGILDEGSSYAAADDVDWHLIAADETGLPAAVGVLARLPRDAVGHAWIELPDAADVQPVQAPAGVTVNWLPRSDPHAVPGVLARESVQAAITAATLPSGRGYAHLVGESALVTGLRRHLVAAGMPKSDVTFIGYWRMGHAAVG; the protein is encoded by the coding sequence GTGGCCGGACGACTCACCCAGGTCAAGCCCGAGAAACCTCAGCTCATCGTGGCCGAAGTCACTCGCACCGAACGCGTCTCGCCCAACCTCGTGCGCGTCACGTTCGGCGGCGAGGCGATCCGGCGATTCCGCCCGATCGGGTTCGATCAGTGGTTCCGGCTCTTCTTGCCCCGTGAAGGCCAGGAGGTGCTGCGCCTACCCACCCGGTCGAGCTTTCTCTGGTACGCCCAGTTCCTCACGACACCCAAGCAGCGCCGCCCCCACGTGCGCAACTACACGGTGCGGGCGTACCGTGCGGCCGGGGGTGAGCTGACGCATCCGGAGCTCGACGTCGACTTCGTGGTGCACGGCGCCGGATCAGGCCCGGCCTCCGACTGGGCCGTGAACGCGCAGCCCGGCACCACCGCGGGCATCCTCGACGAGGGCTCCTCGTACGCAGCCGCCGACGACGTGGACTGGCACCTCATCGCGGCCGACGAGACCGGACTCCCGGCCGCCGTCGGCGTTCTGGCCCGCCTGCCGCGCGACGCCGTCGGTCATGCCTGGATCGAGCTGCCGGATGCCGCCGACGTCCAGCCCGTCCAGGCCCCGGCCGGCGTGACCGTGAACTGGCTCCCGCGCTCCGACCCCCATGCGGTTCCGGGAGTGCTCGCCCGCGAGAGCGTTCAGGCGGCGATCACGGCGGCGACCCTGCCGTCGGGCCGCGGGTACGCGCACCTGGTCGGCGAATCCGCCCTCGTCACCGGGCTCCGCCGCCACCTCGTCGCGGCGGGCATGCCGAAATCCGACGTGACCTTCATCGGGTACTGGCGGATGGGCCACGCCGCCGTCGGCTAG
- a CDS encoding DMT family transporter, translated as MSSQPDAHHSRAHLGRLPLGAAVVVAVVCGVLMVTQSRVNGELGGQLGDGFTAAALSFTIGLVIVLIVVAFMPSARRGTRYAFEEVKQHRLPLWTFFAGFGGAVFVLSQGLASAVVGVSLFTVAFIGGQTLSGLVVDRAGLGPGGVRYLTLRRVLGAGIALAVVVWSILSHLEPDIPLWMLVLPVIAGAAVAAQQAANGRVANAAGSAVTSTLFNFIAGATALVIVAAVHALLAGGLPAVFPAEWWLYLGGPIGVVFIFGLATAVRTTGVLLLGLCSVAGQLGGSIVIDLVAPGSGHSVDWTTPIAAVFVVVAVLVVSLPGRRGGRVSRKNAADTAENISLRA; from the coding sequence ATGTCTTCGCAGCCCGACGCCCATCACTCCCGCGCCCACCTCGGCCGCCTGCCCCTGGGGGCGGCGGTCGTCGTCGCCGTGGTGTGCGGAGTGCTGATGGTCACGCAGTCGCGCGTCAACGGCGAGCTCGGCGGGCAGCTCGGCGACGGATTCACTGCCGCTGCCCTCAGTTTCACCATCGGCCTCGTGATCGTGCTGATCGTCGTCGCGTTCATGCCCTCGGCACGCCGCGGCACCCGCTACGCCTTCGAAGAAGTGAAGCAGCACCGGCTCCCGCTCTGGACCTTCTTCGCAGGCTTCGGCGGCGCCGTGTTCGTGCTCTCGCAAGGGCTCGCGTCGGCGGTCGTCGGAGTCTCTCTCTTCACCGTCGCCTTCATCGGCGGGCAGACACTCAGCGGCCTGGTCGTCGACCGCGCCGGCCTCGGCCCTGGCGGCGTGCGCTACCTGACTCTCCGCCGGGTGCTCGGGGCGGGCATCGCGCTCGCCGTGGTCGTCTGGTCGATCCTGTCGCACCTCGAACCCGACATCCCGCTCTGGATGCTCGTGCTCCCCGTGATCGCGGGCGCCGCCGTCGCCGCCCAACAGGCTGCGAACGGGCGCGTCGCCAACGCAGCGGGCTCCGCAGTGACGTCGACGCTCTTCAACTTCATCGCCGGTGCGACGGCGCTCGTCATCGTCGCCGCCGTCCACGCGCTCCTGGCCGGCGGCCTGCCGGCGGTTTTCCCCGCCGAGTGGTGGCTGTACCTCGGCGGCCCGATCGGCGTTGTATTCATCTTCGGCCTCGCCACGGCCGTGCGCACCACGGGTGTGCTGCTGCTCGGGCTCTGCTCGGTCGCCGGTCAGCTGGGTGGGTCGATCGTGATCGATCTCGTCGCCCCCGGATCGGGCCACTCCGTCGACTGGACCACGCCGATCGCCGCCGTGTTCGTGGTAGTCGCCGTGCTGGTGGTGTCGTTGCCCGGGCGACGTGGTGGCCGCGTCAGCCGCAAGAACGCGGCCGACACCGCCGAGAACATCAGCCTCCGGGCGTGA
- a CDS encoding DEAD/DEAH box helicase, which yields MPKTNKSGGFKAAKNYEPRTPAKGGPKAGSRSPGHRGYKAVDESAPRKQRWNSDDRAARGAAPSNRGTERPSYNDRAERPARPARDGERGRYDRSERSERPSYGDRPARGGYERPSRENGFHKSGTGTGRSERPSYDRGERPAYNRGERPSYDRPSYDRADRPTGEGERRGHDRGQRTDRQKWNDARNEERRAAAAAERGTSDRGSDRGASTRGYGGKPPRTDDRGYNRSARPKSDYQPGERADRPARSSYNRDDRAPRTGGYDRGERPAYNKDRGERPAYNGDRGERPAYNRDRAERPAYGDRPARTERPAYGDRPARTERPSYGDRPARSYDDRPKRSFDRDDRSPRTDRAPRTGGYDRPAHTRDDRGSDFYPSRDAKQNFHADDVVLERLEAQATLAEEVEGATFASLGLGGNIVRVLGELGAESPFPIQSATIPEVLNGRDVLGRGRTGSGKTIAFGAPLVERLMENGGGANRKPGRKPRALILAPTRELALQIDRTVQPIARAVGLFTTQIYGGVPQARQVGALQRGVDIIIGTPGRIEDLIEQRRLDLSEVTITVLDEADHMCDLGFLEPVQRILRHTKDGGQKLLFSATLDKGVATLVEEFLVEPSVHEVAGEDQASSTIDHRVLIVESRDKSEIIKQLADRQGKTLIFSRTRAYAEMLAEQLEDAGFPATSLHGDLNQARRTRNLQQLTSGRVSVLVATDVAARGIHVDDIDLVIQADAPDEYKTYLHRAGRTGRAGKKGTVVTLIPRSRGRRMQELLGRAEIEAEMITVAPGDSLVSELAADQ from the coding sequence ATGCCCAAAACCAACAAGTCCGGTGGCTTCAAGGCCGCCAAGAACTACGAGCCGCGCACGCCCGCCAAGGGTGGCCCCAAGGCCGGCAGCCGCAGCCCCGGTCACCGCGGCTACAAGGCCGTCGACGAGTCGGCGCCGCGCAAGCAGCGTTGGAACTCGGATGATCGCGCCGCTCGCGGTGCTGCTCCGTCGAACCGTGGCACCGAGCGCCCGAGCTACAACGACCGCGCCGAGCGCCCGGCCCGCCCGGCCCGTGACGGCGAGCGCGGCAGATACGACCGTTCTGAGCGATCTGAGCGTCCCTCCTACGGTGACCGCCCCGCACGCGGGGGCTACGAGCGCCCGAGCCGCGAGAACGGCTTCCACAAGTCGGGCACCGGCACCGGCCGCTCCGAGCGTCCGTCTTACGACCGTGGCGAGCGCCCTGCGTACAACCGTGGCGAGCGACCCTCCTACGACCGCCCGTCCTACGACCGCGCCGACCGCCCCACGGGCGAGGGCGAGCGTCGCGGCCACGACCGCGGCCAGCGCACCGACCGCCAGAAGTGGAACGACGCCCGCAACGAAGAGCGCCGTGCCGCCGCGGCTGCCGAGCGTGGAACGTCCGACCGCGGTTCCGACCGTGGCGCATCCACTCGTGGTTACGGCGGCAAGCCGCCCCGCACCGACGACCGCGGCTACAACCGCAGCGCCCGCCCGAAGTCCGACTACCAGCCCGGTGAGCGCGCCGACCGTCCGGCCCGCTCGTCGTACAACCGCGACGACCGCGCGCCTCGCACCGGAGGCTACGACCGCGGCGAGCGCCCGGCGTACAACAAGGATCGCGGCGAGCGTCCGGCCTACAACGGAGACCGCGGCGAGCGCCCGGCGTACAACCGCGACCGTGCCGAGCGTCCTGCCTACGGCGACCGCCCGGCGCGCACGGAGCGTCCTGCCTACGGCGACCGTCCGGCGCGCACGGAGCGTCCGTCTTACGGTGACCGCCCGGCCCGCAGCTACGACGACCGCCCGAAGCGCAGCTTCGACCGCGACGACCGTTCCCCGCGCACCGATCGCGCGCCGCGCACCGGCGGTTACGACCGCCCGGCCCACACCCGCGACGACCGCGGCAGCGACTTCTACCCGTCGCGCGACGCGAAGCAGAACTTCCACGCCGACGACGTGGTGCTCGAGCGCCTCGAGGCGCAGGCCACTCTGGCCGAAGAGGTCGAGGGCGCGACGTTCGCGAGCCTCGGACTCGGCGGCAACATCGTGCGCGTGCTCGGTGAGCTCGGCGCCGAGAGCCCGTTCCCGATCCAGTCGGCGACGATCCCCGAGGTGCTGAACGGCCGTGACGTTCTCGGCCGTGGCCGCACCGGCTCCGGCAAGACCATCGCCTTCGGCGCCCCCCTGGTGGAGCGCCTGATGGAGAACGGGGGAGGAGCGAACCGCAAGCCGGGCCGCAAGCCCCGTGCGCTCATCCTCGCCCCCACCCGTGAGCTCGCGTTGCAGATCGACCGCACCGTGCAGCCGATCGCCCGCGCCGTCGGTCTGTTCACCACGCAGATCTACGGCGGTGTGCCCCAGGCGCGCCAGGTCGGTGCCCTGCAGCGCGGTGTCGACATCATCATCGGCACCCCCGGCCGCATCGAAGACCTCATCGAGCAGCGTCGGCTCGACCTCAGCGAGGTCACCATCACGGTGCTCGACGAGGCCGACCACATGTGCGACCTTGGCTTCCTCGAGCCGGTTCAGCGCATCCTGCGTCACACCAAAGACGGCGGGCAGAAGCTCCTCTTCTCCGCCACCCTCGACAAGGGCGTCGCGACGCTGGTCGAGGAGTTCCTGGTGGAGCCGAGCGTGCACGAAGTCGCCGGCGAAGACCAGGCGTCATCGACCATCGACCACCGCGTGCTGATCGTCGAGAGCCGTGACAAGAGCGAGATCATCAAGCAGCTCGCCGACCGCCAGGGCAAGACGCTGATCTTCTCCCGCACCCGCGCCTACGCCGAGATGCTCGCCGAGCAGCTCGAAGACGCCGGGTTCCCGGCGACGAGCCTCCACGGAGACCTCAACCAGGCGCGCCGTACCCGCAACCTGCAGCAGCTCACCAGCGGTCGCGTGAGTGTGCTGGTGGCCACGGATGTCGCAGCCCGCGGCATCCACGTCGACGACATCGATCTGGTCATCCAGGCCGACGCGCCCGACGAGTACAAGACCTACCTGCACCGCGCCGGCCGCACCGGTCGCGCCGGCAAGAAGGGCACGGTCGTCACCCTCATCCCGCGCAGCCGTGGTCGCCGCATGCAGGAACTGCTGGGTCGCGCCGAGATCGAGGCCGAGATGATCACGGTCGCTCCCGGCGACTCCTTGGTGAGCGAGCTCGCCGCCGATCAGTAG
- a CDS encoding putative quinol monooxygenase: MTVNSLLELTIAPEAVDGAVAHIDRVLEATRAFEGCLGVEVIVDVTDPAHIVLLEKWTTLERDDAYRAFRATPEGASDLGTILAGPPTLTRYLVVE; encoded by the coding sequence ATGACCGTGAACTCTCTGCTCGAACTGACCATCGCACCCGAGGCCGTCGACGGCGCCGTCGCCCACATCGACCGCGTTCTCGAGGCCACCCGGGCCTTCGAAGGCTGCCTCGGTGTCGAGGTGATCGTCGACGTCACCGACCCCGCCCACATCGTGTTGCTCGAGAAGTGGACCACGCTCGAGCGCGACGACGCATACCGCGCTTTCCGGGCCACGCCCGAGGGCGCAAGTGATCTGGGCACGATTCTCGCGGGCCCGCCCACGCTCACCCGCTACCTCGTGGTCGAGTAG
- a CDS encoding LLM class F420-dependent oxidoreductase produces the protein MDFRIFTEPQQGASYDDLLAVAQAAERLGFDAFFRSDHYLRMGDGDPGPGPTDAWTTLAGLARETSRIRLGTLVSSVTYRYPGILAIQVAQVDQMSGGRAELGLGTGWFEREHRAYGIPFPAKRFDLLEEQLEIVTGLWATEPGSTFSFSGEHYTLEDSPALPKPVQSPLPVLIGGKGARRTPLLAARFASEFNIPFPDPGTIPGLFENVRSACASLGRDPDEIVYSVAQIAVAGADDASFARRAAAVGREPGELRQNGLAGTTAEVVDKLGALREQGVERVYLQIIDLADLDHLDFLARDVLPQL, from the coding sequence GTGGACTTCAGAATCTTCACCGAACCCCAGCAGGGTGCCAGCTACGACGACCTGCTTGCCGTGGCCCAGGCCGCCGAACGCCTCGGATTCGATGCGTTCTTCCGCTCGGATCACTACCTGCGCATGGGCGACGGAGATCCCGGACCGGGCCCGACGGATGCCTGGACGACGCTGGCCGGGCTCGCCCGCGAGACCTCGCGCATCCGGCTCGGCACGCTCGTCTCCTCGGTGACCTACCGCTATCCGGGCATCCTGGCGATCCAGGTGGCGCAGGTCGACCAGATGTCGGGCGGCCGGGCAGAACTCGGCCTCGGCACCGGCTGGTTCGAACGGGAACACCGCGCTTACGGCATCCCGTTCCCGGCGAAGCGGTTCGACCTGCTCGAAGAGCAGCTCGAGATCGTGACAGGGCTCTGGGCCACCGAGCCCGGGTCGACCTTCTCGTTCAGCGGCGAGCATTACACGCTCGAAGATTCGCCCGCGCTGCCGAAGCCCGTGCAGTCGCCGCTGCCGGTGCTGATCGGCGGCAAGGGCGCCCGGCGCACCCCTCTTCTGGCCGCGCGCTTCGCGAGCGAGTTCAACATCCCGTTCCCTGACCCCGGCACCATCCCGGGTCTCTTCGAGAACGTGCGGTCGGCGTGCGCTTCGCTCGGCCGCGACCCCGACGAGATCGTCTACTCCGTCGCCCAGATCGCGGTGGCCGGGGCGGATGACGCGTCGTTCGCGCGCCGAGCGGCAGCTGTCGGTCGGGAGCCCGGCGAGTTGCGCCAGAACGGGCTCGCCGGCACCACGGCCGAGGTCGTCGACAAGCTCGGGGCACTCCGCGAACAGGGTGTCGAGCGGGTGTATCTGCAGATCATCGATCTCGCCGACCTCGATCACCTCGACTTCCTGGCGCGGGACGTGCTGCCGCAGCTGTGA
- a CDS encoding MFS transporter: protein MSRLSRAGFPWMLVVGIVFIGFILRGPLIAVAPITGTISDELGMTAAQAGLLTSLPVLCFAVITPFASLFVGKAGANFATTIAIIGVGIGSIVRSAGGLEATFTGTIIMGAFITIGNVVIPVIIRRDIREERVGIVTGAYTSAMNVSSMITSLATVPLAVTFGWRGALLAWLGFVVLAAAAWLLAIGPRRAFHWGPVRRSVETGAVDTVVIDTRSVPLTGEEPRTWRNLSAVLLALAFAGQAFSYYGLTAWFPTILEQEVGYSAAEAGSSSSIFQIAAVVGALGVPLLSKRIGIPFTFLGVAVLWVSFPLGMIVAPSTWLLWGFLGGVAQGGGITIVFMLIVQLAMSGTHARRLSAMIQGVGYALGATAPTLVGAAHDATGAWTLPIGVVLVGTLVFSGAGLAGAIRATGPRGGRLTPSP, encoded by the coding sequence ATGAGCCGACTCTCACGCGCCGGGTTTCCCTGGATGCTCGTGGTCGGCATCGTCTTCATCGGATTCATCCTGCGCGGCCCGCTGATCGCCGTCGCGCCCATCACGGGCACGATCAGCGACGAGCTCGGGATGACGGCGGCCCAGGCGGGGTTGCTCACCAGCCTGCCCGTGCTCTGCTTCGCCGTGATCACCCCGTTCGCCTCCCTCTTCGTGGGGAAGGCCGGCGCGAACTTCGCCACCACGATCGCGATCATCGGAGTCGGGATCGGGTCGATCGTGCGCTCGGCGGGCGGGCTGGAGGCCACGTTCACCGGCACCATCATCATGGGTGCCTTCATCACGATCGGCAACGTCGTGATTCCGGTGATCATCCGCCGCGACATCCGTGAGGAACGCGTGGGCATCGTCACCGGCGCCTACACCTCGGCCATGAACGTGAGCTCGATGATCACCTCGCTCGCCACCGTGCCGCTCGCCGTGACCTTCGGCTGGCGGGGAGCGCTGCTGGCCTGGCTCGGGTTCGTGGTGCTGGCCGCCGCGGCGTGGCTCCTGGCCATCGGTCCGCGGCGCGCGTTCCACTGGGGTCCGGTGCGGCGCTCGGTCGAGACCGGGGCCGTCGACACCGTGGTGATCGACACCCGATCCGTGCCGCTCACCGGCGAGGAGCCGCGCACCTGGCGCAACCTCTCCGCCGTGCTGCTCGCCCTGGCCTTCGCCGGGCAGGCCTTCTCGTATTACGGGCTCACCGCGTGGTTCCCCACCATCCTCGAGCAGGAGGTCGGCTACTCGGCAGCGGAGGCGGGCAGCAGCTCCTCGATCTTCCAGATCGCGGCCGTCGTCGGCGCGCTCGGGGTTCCGCTGCTGTCGAAACGCATCGGCATCCCGTTCACCTTCCTCGGTGTCGCGGTGCTCTGGGTGAGCTTTCCGCTCGGAATGATCGTGGCGCCCTCGACCTGGTTGCTCTGGGGATTCCTCGGCGGGGTCGCTCAGGGCGGCGGCATCACGATCGTGTTCATGCTCATCGTGCAGCTCGCGATGAGCGGCACCCACGCCCGTCGTCTCTCGGCCATGATCCAGGGGGTCGGCTATGCGCTCGGCGCCACCGCTCCCACCCTCGTGGGTGCCGCGCACGACGCCACCGGCGCCTGGACCTTGCCGATCGGCGTGGTGCTGGTCGGCACCCTCGTGTTCAGCGGCGCCGGGCTCGCCGGGGCGATCCGGGCGACGGGCCCGCGCGGAGGTCGTCTCACGCCGAGCCCGTAG
- a CDS encoding ketopantoate reductase family protein yields MRTLIVGAGAIGGFFGSRLIAAGRDVTFLARENRAESLRRDGLRIAGRVPGDGPDAVETFAGIRAISAGEHDSFDLVLLAVKSYALHGVIDDIAPFVGPETTVLPLLNGLKHIDTLKERYGAESVIGGLCVASSQLTGDGTVRLLAPGTSMTYGELDGSMTERIRAVDETLRVPDRDGAEYKARLSEDILADMWVKWVFLASGGAVTTLMGGPVGRVAATPTGPETARAIVEECAAVAAASGYPMSERVVETATERVTEQGSPFTTSMYRDLEEGRPIEVESVIGDLVDRGGALGVATPLLGACYARLCVYASSLQ; encoded by the coding sequence ATGCGCACTCTCATCGTCGGGGCCGGTGCGATCGGCGGATTCTTCGGATCGCGGCTGATCGCCGCCGGGCGTGACGTCACCTTCCTCGCCCGCGAGAACCGCGCCGAATCGCTGCGCCGCGACGGACTGCGCATTGCGGGCCGGGTGCCGGGCGACGGGCCGGACGCGGTCGAGACGTTCGCGGGCATCCGTGCCATCTCCGCCGGAGAGCATGACTCCTTCGACCTCGTGCTGCTGGCGGTGAAGTCGTATGCGCTGCACGGCGTGATCGACGACATCGCCCCGTTCGTCGGGCCCGAGACGACGGTCTTGCCGCTCCTGAACGGCCTGAAGCACATCGACACGCTGAAGGAGAGGTATGGAGCCGAGTCCGTCATCGGCGGCCTCTGCGTCGCCTCCTCGCAGCTGACCGGCGATGGCACGGTGCGGCTGCTCGCGCCGGGCACGAGCATGACCTACGGCGAGCTCGACGGTTCGATGACCGAACGTATCCGGGCGGTCGACGAGACGCTGCGGGTGCCCGACCGCGACGGCGCGGAGTACAAGGCGCGACTGTCGGAGGACATCCTCGCCGACATGTGGGTGAAATGGGTGTTCCTGGCGTCGGGCGGCGCGGTGACGACCTTGATGGGCGGGCCGGTCGGTCGGGTCGCCGCCACCCCGACCGGGCCGGAGACGGCACGAGCGATCGTGGAGGAGTGCGCGGCGGTGGCCGCGGCATCCGGATACCCGATGAGCGAACGGGTGGTGGAGACCGCGACCGAGCGCGTGACCGAGCAGGGCTCGCCGTTCACCACCTCGATGTACCGCGACCTCGAGGAGGGGCGGCCGATCGAGGTGGAGTCGGTGATCGGCGACCTCGTCGACCGCGGGGGCGCACTCGGGGTGGCCACGCCGCTGCTCGGCGCCTGCTACGCACGGTTGTGCGTGTACGCGAGTTCGCTTCAGTAG